The following coding sequences are from one Panicum hallii strain FIL2 chromosome 5, PHallii_v3.1, whole genome shotgun sequence window:
- the LOC112894667 gene encoding beta-xylosidase/alpha-L-arabinofuranosidase 1-like: MPLAAMASASSSSSRCHPTLAVALLCAIAAVSSAAAGGAGGRGPITTAGRNYTRVCDPARFAALGLDASRFRYCDASLPYADRVRDLVGRMTLEEKVRNLGDQAEGAPRVGLPPYRWWGEALHGVSDVGPGGTWFGDVVPGATSFPLVINAAAAFNESLWRAVGGAVSTEIRAMYNLGHAELTYWSPNINVVRDPRWGRASETPGEDPFVVGRYAVNFVRGMQDVGSGRTAAAGDPFARPIKVSSCCKHFAAYDVDAWFKADRLTFDAQVQERDMVETFERPFEMCIRDGDASCVMCSYNRVNGIPACADARLLTETVRDQWQLHGYIVSDCDSVRVMVRDAKWLNYTGVEATAAAMKAGLDLDCGMFWEGARDFFTTYGVDAVRQGKIMEADVDNALTNVYLTLMRLGFFDGMPEFESLGATDVCSKEHKELAADAARQGMVLLKNDAHRLPLDPNKIKSVSLVGLLEHINATDVMLGDYRGKPCRVVTPYNAIRKMVNATYVHACDNGACDTAEGMGRAARTAKIADATIVIAGLNMSVERESNDREDLLLPWNQTGWINAVAEASPYPIVLVIMSAGGVDVSFAQNNLKIGAIVWAGYPGEEGGTAIADVLFGKHNPGGRLPLTWFKNEYVNQIPMTSMALRPDAARGYPGRTYKFYDGPAVLYPFGHGLSYTNFSYASATTGATVTIPIGAWEHCKPLTYKSGAAPSPAPACPALNVASHRCDEAVSFAVTVRNTGGVGGGHVVPVYTAPRAEVGDAPRKQLVAFRRVFVPAGAAVEVPFTLNVCRDLAIVEETAYTVVPSGASAVIVGDDALELSFAVTINLAA, translated from the exons ATGCCTCTTGCCGCCATGGCATCGgcatcctcgtcctcctcccggTGCCATCCCACCCTGGCGGTCGCTCTCCTGTGCGCCATTGCCGCCGTCTCttccgcggccgccggcggcgcgggcgggcgcgggcccATCACCACCGCCGGGAGGAACTACACCAGGGTGTGCGACCCGGCGCGGTTCGCGGCGCTGGGCCTCGACGCGTCGCGCTTCCGGTACTGCGACGCGTCGCTGCCGTACGCCGACCGGGTGCGCGACCTGGTCGGGCGGATGACACTGGAGGAGAAGGTGCGCAACCTCGGGGACCAGGCGGAGGGCGCGCCCCGCGTCGGCCTGCCGCCCTACAGGTGGTGGGGGGAGGCCCTGCACGGCGTCTCCGACGTCGGCCCCGGGGGCACCTGGTTCGGCGACGTCGTGCCCGGCGCCACCAGCTTCCCGCTCGTCATCAACGCCGCCGCGGCGTTCAACGAGTCGCTGTGGCGCGCCGTCGGCGGCGCGGTGTCCACGGAGATCAGGGCCATGTACAACCTCGGCCACGCCGAGCTCACCTACTGGAGCCCCAACATCAACGTGGTGCGCGACCCGCGGTGGGGCCGCGCCAGCGAGACCCCCGGCGAGGACCCCTTCGTCGTCGGCCGCTACGCCGTCAACTTCGTGCGCGGAATGCAGGACGTCGGCAGcggccgcaccgccgccgccggggaccCGTTCGCGCGGCCCATCAAGGTGTCCAGCTGCTGCAAGCACTTCGCAGCCTACGACGTGGACGCGTGGTTCAAGGCCGACCGCCTCACCTTCGACGCGCAGGTCCAGGAGCGCGACATGGTCGAGACCTTCGAGCGCCCCTTCGAGATGTGCATCCGGGACGGCGACGCCAGCTGCGTCATGTGCTCCTACAACCGCGTCAACGGCATCCCGGCCTGCGCCGACGCGCGCCTCCTGACGGAGACCGTCCGGGACCAGTGGCAGCTGCACGGGTACATCGTCTCCGACTGCGACTCGGTGCGCGTCATGGTCCGCGACGCCAAGTGGCTCAACTATACGGGCGTCgaggccaccgccgccgccatgaaGGCCGGGCTCGACCTCGACTGCGGCATGTTCTGGGAAGGCGCCCGGGACTTCTTCACCACCTACGGTGTCGACGCCGTGCGGCAGGGGAAGATCATGGAGGCCGACGTCGACAACGCGCTCACCAACGTCTACCTCACCCTCATGCGCCTCGGCTTCTTCGACGGCATGCCGGAGTTCGAGTCCCTCGGCGCCACCGACGTCTGCAGCAAGGAGCACAAGGAGCTGGCTGCCGACGCCGCGAGGCAGGGGATGGTCCTCCTCAAGAACGATGCCCACCGCCTCCCATTGGACCCCAACAAGATTAAATCCGTGTCGTTGGTTGGCCTGTTGGAACACATCAATGCCACGGACGTCATGCTCGGAGACTACCGAG GTAAGCCTTGCAGAGTTGTGACGCCGTACAACGCTATAAGGAAGATGGTGAACGCCACGTACGTGCACGCCTGCGACAACGGGGCGTGTGACACGGCGGAAGGGATGGGCAGAGCAGCCAGGACGGCGAAGATCGCCGACGCGACCATCGTCATCGCCGGCCTGAACATGAGCGTGGAGAGGGAGAGCAACGACAGGGAGGACCTCCTCCTGCCGTGGAACCAGACCGGCTGGATCAATGCGGTCGCCGAGGCCTCCCCGTACCCGATCGTCCTGGTGATCATGTCGGCCGGCGGCGTGGACGTCTCCTTCGCACAGAACAACCTGAAGATCGGCGCCATCGTGTGGGCTGGGTACCCCGGCGAGGAAGGCGGCACGGCCATCGCCGACGTCCTCTTCGGCAAACACAATCCAG GGGGGAGGCTACCACTGACCTGGTTCAAGAACGAGTACGTGAACCAGATCCCGATGACGTCCATGGCGCTGCGTCCCGACGCGGCGCGTGGCTACCCCGGCCGGACCTACAAGTTCTACGACGGCCCGGCCGTGCTCTACCCGTTCGGCCACGGCCTCAGCTACACCAACTTCAGCTACGCGTCGGCCACCACCGGCGCCACGGTCACCATCCCGATCGGCGCGTGGGAGCACTGCAAGCCGCTCACCTACAAGTCTGGCGCGGCGCCGTCCCCGGCGCCGGCCTGCCCGGCGCTCAACGTCGCCAGCCACAGGTGCGACGAGGCCGTGAGCTTCGCCGTCACGGTGCGCAACaccggcggcgtgggcggcggccaCGTGGTGCCGGTGTACACCGCGCCGCGGGCCGAGGTGGGCGACGCGCCGCGGAAGCAGCTGGTGGCGTTCCGGAGGGTGTTCGTGCCCGCCGGGGCCGCCGTCGAGGTGCCCTTCACGCTCAACGTGTGCAGGGACCTCGCGATCGTCGAGGAGACGGCGTACACCGTCGTCCCGTCGGGCGCCAGCGCGGTCATCGTCGGGGACGACGCGCTGGAGCTGTCGTTCGCGGTCACGATCAACTTGGCAGCGTAG